From one Esox lucius isolate fEsoLuc1 chromosome 11, fEsoLuc1.pri, whole genome shotgun sequence genomic stretch:
- the map3k14a gene encoding mitogen-activated protein kinase kinase kinase 14 isoform X2 has translation MAVRHRILNSTRPFSGPEQKGSFQRCPSPDERTVDKEGMKSNVDMMACFKPGLFNALTKGTAEQVGEAGPQDYQKNAFLIAQAECETSDSQEFSPSCSERPYVASPNLMNRHGCRGYPSASSDQNNVASSTAASDQDKAGSRTIRQPRRKPRKKQNRKEKKKDAQRESQKPKQRCQKPKQRCRVPSGVPEQESQSCSSSLLILSHEDSLGSPSCNTSYSIQILDTQDKRCSFYPLQDSNRGPSLPPRGWGPQVFSPPSNHPAYGQESDSDSPVSSVGDFTLALAGLRGSVSQGDRCYAGPFCKDVERDVREQEEKEEGEISVADINEGLIFNENLEPVNYEYREGKDYSLCHPIKSGSYGEVYSVRDNRTHFRFAAKKIPLEGFSSEEVGTWSALKSPRVVELFGVVREGPYAILFMDLKAGSVGQLIKDSGRLAEDLALHYHQQVLGALEHLLRRRVLHLDIKADNVLLSEDGRDTFLCDFGHSERMDTRGQSLRASWGELKGTETHMAPEMVKGEARGAKADVWSSCCMLLHMLNGCQPWTRYYSRPLYLKIANEPPPLREIPPDCSPFTANVIKAGLQKEPNERASASELRGKVARALKEVGGLSSPVRGCYKEPLQLDSSPSPTGQPQSPSSTRTCSEEHCELWLKHLSHGRKRKELEEEEEESHELEVGQDEEEVEGEAYEEKTSPPGSSLCLLAQLRDCQNPKMANATSTMSELELRKLERDFYLTSLSQLHTPETQEQLLSCLSSSDCYSNRDLWDRKDSGRWSINPGDDLSSGVFSCNSQPEGQILSMDWLGQHTHLSQPQCFQGVDVSITGVNGQSIQIREKRRVKVGHIATGISDQISERAFTMETQEGDPVAHDEEVQESGLLLRCVLAPDYSEAWRWRVKEGVLETRN, from the exons ATGGCGGTGAGGCATAGGATCTTAAACTCGACCAGACCGTTCTCAGGGCCAGAACAGAAGGGGTCTTTCCAAAGGTGCCCCAGCCCCGACGAGAGGACGGTTGATAAGGAGGGGATGAAGAGCAACGTGGATATGATGGCGTGTTTTAAACCCGGGCTGTTCAATGCCCTAACCAAGGGAACGGCGGAACAAGTGGGTGAAGCGGGTCCACAGGACTACCAGAAGAATGCGTTCCTCATAGCCCAGGCAGAAT GTGAAACCTCAGACTCCCAGGAGTTCAGCCCTTCCTGCTCCGAACGCCCCTATGTCGCATCCCCCAACTTAATGAACAG ACATGGTTGCCGCGGCTACCCCAGTGCTTCCTCGGACCAGAACAACGTGGCCTCGTCCACTGCTGCCTCCGACCAGGACAAAGCAGGCTCCCGCACAATCCGGCAGCCCAGGAGGAAGCCCAGGAAGAAACAGAATCggaaagagaagaagaaagatgCACAGAGGGAAAGTCAGAAGCCAAAGCAGAGATGTCAGAAGCCAAAGCAGAGATGTAGAGTGCCTTCTGGTGTTCCTGAGCAGGAGAGTCAGAGTTGCAGTTCGTCTCTACTCATCCTGAGCCAT GAGGACTCTCTAGGGAGCCCGAGCTGCAACACGTCCTACAGCATCCAGATATTGGACACACAGGACAAACGATGCTCCTTTTACCCTCTCCAGGACTCCAACAGGGGCCCCAGTCTTCCCCCCCGAGGCTGGGGCCCCCAGGTGTTCAGCCCCCCCTCCAACCACCCCGCCTATGGGCAGGAGAGTGACTCGGACTCCCCTGTCAGTAGTGTAGGAGACTTTACTCTGGCCCTGGCGGGGCTCCGGGGCAGTGTCAGCCAGGGGGACCGATGCTACGCAGGTCCCTTCTGCAAAGATGTAGAGAGGGATGTGagggagcaggaggagaaggaggagggagaaatCTCAGTGGCAGACATCAACGAGGGCCTGATCTTTAATGAG AACTTAGAGCCTGTGAATTATGAGTACAGGGAGGGAAAGGACTACAGCCTCTGCCACCCTATCAAGTCTGGGTCATACGGGGAAGTCTACAGTGTGAGAGACAACAGAACGCACTTCAGATTTGCTGCCAAAAAG ATTCCCCTGGAGGGTTTCAGCAGTGAGGAGGTGGGCACGTGGAGTGCCCTGAAGTCTCCTCGCGTGGTGGAACTCTTCGGAGTGGTCAGAGAGGGACCTTACGCCATCCTCTTCATGGACCTAAAAGCTG GCTCTGTGGGCCAGCTTATTAAAGACAGTGGACGGCTGGCTGAGGACCTGGCCCTGCACTACCACCAGCAGGTGCTAGGGGCGCTGGAGCATCTGCTGAGGAGACGAGTGCTGCATCTGGACATAAAGG CGGACAATGTGTTGCTGTCAGAGGATGGGAGGGACACCTTTCTGTGTGACTTTGGACACTCGGAGAGAATGGACACCCGTGGACAGAGCCTCAGGGCATCCTGGGGAG AACTGAAGGGGACGGAGACTCACATGGCTCCGGAGATGGTGAAAGGGGAAGCCCGTGGAGCCAAAGCAGACGTGTGGAGCAGCTGCTGCATGTTACTGCACATGCTCAATGGCTGCCAGCCCTGGACACGATACTATTCCCGCCCACTTTACCTCAAG ATAGCCAATGAGCCACCGCCTCTAAGGGAGATCCCGCCCGACTGCAGTCCCTTCACAGCCAATGTCATTAAGGCAGGACTACAGAAGGAGCCGAACGAGAGGGCCTCTGCCTCCGAGCTCAGGGGAAAAGTAGCCAGAGCCCTGAAAGAAG TGGGAGGACTCAGCAGCCCCGTCAGAGGGTGCTATAAGGAGCCCCTTCAGTTAGACAGCAGCCCCAGTCCAACTGGCCAGCCCCAATCGCCCTCCAGCACACGTACCTGCTCTGAGGAGCACTGTGAGCTATGGCTGAAACATCTCAGTCatgggaggaagaggaaagagctggaggaggaggaggaagagagtcATGAACTGGAAGTTGGGCAGGATGAGGAAGAAGTTGAGGGTGAGGCATACGAGGAGAAAACCTCACCTCCAggctcttctctctgtctgctggCACAACTCCGTGATTGTCAAAACCCCAAGATGGCTAACGCCACCTCCACCATGTCTGAGCTTGAACTGCGCAAACTGGAAAGAG ATTTCTACCTGACCAGTCTGTCTCAGCTgcacacacctgaaacacagGAGCAACTGCTGTCTTGTCTGAGCAGCAGTGACTGCTACTCCAACAGGGACTTATGGGACAGAAAG GATTCTGGACGTTGGTCCATCAACCCAGGTGATGACCTCAGCTCCGGAGTGTTTTCCTGCAACAGCCAACCAGAAGGACAGATCCTTAGTATGGACTGGCtgggccaacacacacacctgtctcaaCCTCAGTGCTTTCAGG GGGTGGATGTCAGCATCACTGGCGTTAACGGGCAGAGCATCCAGATCCGAGAGAAACGCAGGGTGAAGGTGGGCCATATTGCCACAGGGATCAGTGACCAG ATCTCAGAGAGAGCATTCACTATGGAGACTCAGGAGGGAGACCCAGTTGCCCATGATGAGGAGGTGCAGGAATCTGGCCTCCTGCTCCGCTGTGTCCTTGCTCCTGACTACAGTGAAGCGTGGAGATGGAGGGTCAAAGAAGGCGTGCTGGAGACCCGCAACTAA
- the map3k14a gene encoding mitogen-activated protein kinase kinase kinase 14 isoform X1 — protein MKTADAFYKRKNNGLKLGKAGEMAVRHRILNSTRPFSGPEQKGSFQRCPSPDERTVDKEGMKSNVDMMACFKPGLFNALTKGTAEQVGEAGPQDYQKNAFLIAQAECETSDSQEFSPSCSERPYVASPNLMNRHGCRGYPSASSDQNNVASSTAASDQDKAGSRTIRQPRRKPRKKQNRKEKKKDAQRESQKPKQRCQKPKQRCRVPSGVPEQESQSCSSSLLILSHEDSLGSPSCNTSYSIQILDTQDKRCSFYPLQDSNRGPSLPPRGWGPQVFSPPSNHPAYGQESDSDSPVSSVGDFTLALAGLRGSVSQGDRCYAGPFCKDVERDVREQEEKEEGEISVADINEGLIFNENLEPVNYEYREGKDYSLCHPIKSGSYGEVYSVRDNRTHFRFAAKKIPLEGFSSEEVGTWSALKSPRVVELFGVVREGPYAILFMDLKAGSVGQLIKDSGRLAEDLALHYHQQVLGALEHLLRRRVLHLDIKADNVLLSEDGRDTFLCDFGHSERMDTRGQSLRASWGELKGTETHMAPEMVKGEARGAKADVWSSCCMLLHMLNGCQPWTRYYSRPLYLKIANEPPPLREIPPDCSPFTANVIKAGLQKEPNERASASELRGKVARALKEVGGLSSPVRGCYKEPLQLDSSPSPTGQPQSPSSTRTCSEEHCELWLKHLSHGRKRKELEEEEEESHELEVGQDEEEVEGEAYEEKTSPPGSSLCLLAQLRDCQNPKMANATSTMSELELRKLERDFYLTSLSQLHTPETQEQLLSCLSSSDCYSNRDLWDRKDSGRWSINPGDDLSSGVFSCNSQPEGQILSMDWLGQHTHLSQPQCFQGVDVSITGVNGQSIQIREKRRVKVGHIATGISDQISERAFTMETQEGDPVAHDEEVQESGLLLRCVLAPDYSEAWRWRVKEGVLETRN, from the exons ATGAAAACAGCCGACGCCTTTTATAAGCGTAAAAACAACGGACTTAAACTAGGCAAGG CCGGTGAGATGGCGGTGAGGCATAGGATCTTAAACTCGACCAGACCGTTCTCAGGGCCAGAACAGAAGGGGTCTTTCCAAAGGTGCCCCAGCCCCGACGAGAGGACGGTTGATAAGGAGGGGATGAAGAGCAACGTGGATATGATGGCGTGTTTTAAACCCGGGCTGTTCAATGCCCTAACCAAGGGAACGGCGGAACAAGTGGGTGAAGCGGGTCCACAGGACTACCAGAAGAATGCGTTCCTCATAGCCCAGGCAGAAT GTGAAACCTCAGACTCCCAGGAGTTCAGCCCTTCCTGCTCCGAACGCCCCTATGTCGCATCCCCCAACTTAATGAACAG ACATGGTTGCCGCGGCTACCCCAGTGCTTCCTCGGACCAGAACAACGTGGCCTCGTCCACTGCTGCCTCCGACCAGGACAAAGCAGGCTCCCGCACAATCCGGCAGCCCAGGAGGAAGCCCAGGAAGAAACAGAATCggaaagagaagaagaaagatgCACAGAGGGAAAGTCAGAAGCCAAAGCAGAGATGTCAGAAGCCAAAGCAGAGATGTAGAGTGCCTTCTGGTGTTCCTGAGCAGGAGAGTCAGAGTTGCAGTTCGTCTCTACTCATCCTGAGCCAT GAGGACTCTCTAGGGAGCCCGAGCTGCAACACGTCCTACAGCATCCAGATATTGGACACACAGGACAAACGATGCTCCTTTTACCCTCTCCAGGACTCCAACAGGGGCCCCAGTCTTCCCCCCCGAGGCTGGGGCCCCCAGGTGTTCAGCCCCCCCTCCAACCACCCCGCCTATGGGCAGGAGAGTGACTCGGACTCCCCTGTCAGTAGTGTAGGAGACTTTACTCTGGCCCTGGCGGGGCTCCGGGGCAGTGTCAGCCAGGGGGACCGATGCTACGCAGGTCCCTTCTGCAAAGATGTAGAGAGGGATGTGagggagcaggaggagaaggaggagggagaaatCTCAGTGGCAGACATCAACGAGGGCCTGATCTTTAATGAG AACTTAGAGCCTGTGAATTATGAGTACAGGGAGGGAAAGGACTACAGCCTCTGCCACCCTATCAAGTCTGGGTCATACGGGGAAGTCTACAGTGTGAGAGACAACAGAACGCACTTCAGATTTGCTGCCAAAAAG ATTCCCCTGGAGGGTTTCAGCAGTGAGGAGGTGGGCACGTGGAGTGCCCTGAAGTCTCCTCGCGTGGTGGAACTCTTCGGAGTGGTCAGAGAGGGACCTTACGCCATCCTCTTCATGGACCTAAAAGCTG GCTCTGTGGGCCAGCTTATTAAAGACAGTGGACGGCTGGCTGAGGACCTGGCCCTGCACTACCACCAGCAGGTGCTAGGGGCGCTGGAGCATCTGCTGAGGAGACGAGTGCTGCATCTGGACATAAAGG CGGACAATGTGTTGCTGTCAGAGGATGGGAGGGACACCTTTCTGTGTGACTTTGGACACTCGGAGAGAATGGACACCCGTGGACAGAGCCTCAGGGCATCCTGGGGAG AACTGAAGGGGACGGAGACTCACATGGCTCCGGAGATGGTGAAAGGGGAAGCCCGTGGAGCCAAAGCAGACGTGTGGAGCAGCTGCTGCATGTTACTGCACATGCTCAATGGCTGCCAGCCCTGGACACGATACTATTCCCGCCCACTTTACCTCAAG ATAGCCAATGAGCCACCGCCTCTAAGGGAGATCCCGCCCGACTGCAGTCCCTTCACAGCCAATGTCATTAAGGCAGGACTACAGAAGGAGCCGAACGAGAGGGCCTCTGCCTCCGAGCTCAGGGGAAAAGTAGCCAGAGCCCTGAAAGAAG TGGGAGGACTCAGCAGCCCCGTCAGAGGGTGCTATAAGGAGCCCCTTCAGTTAGACAGCAGCCCCAGTCCAACTGGCCAGCCCCAATCGCCCTCCAGCACACGTACCTGCTCTGAGGAGCACTGTGAGCTATGGCTGAAACATCTCAGTCatgggaggaagaggaaagagctggaggaggaggaggaagagagtcATGAACTGGAAGTTGGGCAGGATGAGGAAGAAGTTGAGGGTGAGGCATACGAGGAGAAAACCTCACCTCCAggctcttctctctgtctgctggCACAACTCCGTGATTGTCAAAACCCCAAGATGGCTAACGCCACCTCCACCATGTCTGAGCTTGAACTGCGCAAACTGGAAAGAG ATTTCTACCTGACCAGTCTGTCTCAGCTgcacacacctgaaacacagGAGCAACTGCTGTCTTGTCTGAGCAGCAGTGACTGCTACTCCAACAGGGACTTATGGGACAGAAAG GATTCTGGACGTTGGTCCATCAACCCAGGTGATGACCTCAGCTCCGGAGTGTTTTCCTGCAACAGCCAACCAGAAGGACAGATCCTTAGTATGGACTGGCtgggccaacacacacacctgtctcaaCCTCAGTGCTTTCAGG GGGTGGATGTCAGCATCACTGGCGTTAACGGGCAGAGCATCCAGATCCGAGAGAAACGCAGGGTGAAGGTGGGCCATATTGCCACAGGGATCAGTGACCAG ATCTCAGAGAGAGCATTCACTATGGAGACTCAGGAGGGAGACCCAGTTGCCCATGATGAGGAGGTGCAGGAATCTGGCCTCCTGCTCCGCTGTGTCCTTGCTCCTGACTACAGTGAAGCGTGGAGATGGAGGGTCAAAGAAGGCGTGCTGGAGACCCGCAACTAA